The following coding sequences lie in one Ananas comosus cultivar F153 unplaced genomic scaffold, ASM154086v1, whole genome shotgun sequence genomic window:
- the LOC109705443 gene encoding uncharacterized protein LOC109705443: VDFKVGSETSIKALKAATKLKGCGQFLLFRNYYTIDQIKLEKFHVCGQHLLCPMCAGIRAARSMNRYIQRIEEIMRQNRKLKPVLITLTVKNGEDLQERFEHLTGSFKTLLQRYRDFKKKGRGFNQFCKIDGGFYTTEYTYNETTKQWHPHIHIFALLTDWIDQEELAETWHDITLDSYIVDIRRVKKTKEHGYAKAVAEVCKYALKFSDLSTEKTFQAFLTLKGKRLTGSFGSMHGVKIPESGPDEMPKEELPYLELLYRFVFGERSYYNLELTKDVKPNKRNEEG, encoded by the coding sequence GTTGATTTCAAGGTTGGAAGTGAAACATCTATCAAAGCTCTTAAGGCTGCAACCAAATTAAAGGGATGCGGTCAATTTCTGCTTTTTCGTAATTACTACACCATAGATCAAATCAAGCTCGAAAAATTCCACGTATGCGGACAGCATTTGCTATGTCCAATGTGTGCTGGTATTCGTGCTGCCCGTTCAATGAATCGGTATATTCAACGCATCGAAGAAATAATGCGTCAGAATCGCAAGCTAAAGCCCGTATTGATCACTTTGACCGTTAAGAACGGTGAAGACCTACAGGAACGCTTTGAACACCTCACAGGCTCATTTAAGACGCTTTTACAGCGTTACCGTGATTTTAAGAAAAAGGGTCGAGGGTTTAAtcaattttgcaaaattgaTGGCGGTTTTTATACGACCGAATACACCTACAACGAAACAACCAAACAATGGCATCCGCATATTCATATTTTTGCGTTATTGACTGACTGGATTGACCAGGAGGAACTAGCAGAAACTTGGCACGATATAACGCTTGATTCATACATTGTGGACATCCGCAGGGTCAAAAAAACTAAAGAACACGGATATGCAAAGGCTGTTGCCGAAGTCTGCAAATACGCTCTTAAGTTTAGCGATCTATCCACTGAGAAAACCTTTCAAGCATTTTTGACCCTTAAGGGCAAAAGGCTTACAGGTTCATTCGGCTCTATGCATGGTGTAAAAATTCCTGAAAGCGGACCCGATGAAATGCCTAAAGAGGAACTTCCATATCTTGAGCTGCTCTATCGTTTCGTTTTTGGTGAAAGGTCTTATTACAACCTAGAGTTAACTAAGGACGTAAAGCCGAACAAAAGGAATGAGGAAGGATGA